In one window of Candidatus Binatia bacterium DNA:
- a CDS encoding YggS family pyridoxal phosphate-dependent enzyme yields MTQDIPARIRAIRDQIARAAARADRAPEDVRIVAVAKTQPPATVQAAVDAGIEDIGENYVQEAQAKAASVHGTVRWHLVGRLQRNKVKAALQLFSLIHSVDSVALLNALEARARDAGRTSVDVLFEVNLAGEASKAGVAPDALEALFAAALRCPHVRVCGLMCIPPPPTKPEDSRPYFRQLRELRDYWQRQLPNAPLHELSMGMSDDFAVAVEEGATLLRIGRAIFGERRSAR; encoded by the coding sequence ATGACCCAGGACATCCCCGCTCGCATCCGTGCGATTCGCGACCAAATTGCTCGAGCGGCTGCTCGCGCTGATCGCGCCCCGGAGGATGTGCGGATCGTCGCTGTCGCCAAGACCCAACCGCCAGCCACGGTGCAGGCGGCAGTGGATGCCGGGATCGAAGACATCGGAGAAAACTACGTGCAGGAGGCACAAGCCAAGGCTGCGAGCGTTCACGGCACGGTGCGCTGGCACCTGGTCGGCCGTCTGCAACGGAACAAAGTGAAAGCTGCCCTGCAGCTTTTCTCCCTGATCCACAGTGTCGACAGCGTTGCCTTGTTGAACGCTTTGGAAGCGCGGGCACGGGACGCAGGACGGACCTCGGTGGACGTGCTCTTCGAGGTCAATCTTGCCGGTGAGGCGAGCAAGGCCGGGGTGGCGCCGGACGCTCTTGAAGCGCTGTTTGCCGCTGCGCTCCGCTGCCCCCATGTGCGCGTGTGTGGGCTCATGTGCATTCCCCCACCGCCCACCAAGCCCGAGGATAGCCGCCCCTATTTTCGGCAACTGCGCGAGCTGCGCGACTACTGGCAGCGGCAGCTTCCCAACGCGCCATTGCACGAATTGTCGATGGGAATGAGCGATGATTTCGCGGTGGCGGTGGAAGAGGGAGCGACGTTGTTGCGGATCGGGCGGGCGATTTTCGGCGAGCGGCGCTCGGCGAGGTAA
- a CDS encoding Maf family protein, protein MSTRLVLASASPRRRELLTSLGVDFTIAPADLAEQPRTGERINDYVVRLASEKALAIAHRFPEAFVLGCDTEVELDGDILGKPSGEEEAAAMLRRLAGRTHRVCTGVCLARSAMVLESFAVESFVTFKNLDGATIRAYVSTGEPLDKAGAYGAQGQGRMLIEHIEGSVTNVIGLPVEEVARLLRRHGLLRAAVWPAVGE, encoded by the coding sequence ATGTCGACGCGACTCGTATTGGCTTCTGCATCGCCACGCCGGCGGGAACTCTTGACGTCGCTCGGCGTGGACTTCACCATCGCTCCCGCCGACCTTGCCGAGCAGCCCCGCACCGGAGAGCGGATCAACGACTATGTGGTGCGACTCGCCAGCGAAAAGGCGTTGGCGATCGCACACCGATTCCCGGAAGCCTTCGTGCTCGGTTGCGACACAGAAGTGGAACTCGACGGCGACATTTTGGGCAAGCCGAGCGGAGAAGAAGAAGCGGCAGCGATGTTGCGCCGCCTAGCGGGTCGTACTCACCGGGTGTGCACGGGTGTTTGCCTTGCTCGCAGTGCGATGGTCCTCGAATCCTTTGCCGTGGAGAGTTTCGTGACCTTCAAGAACCTGGATGGCGCGACGATTCGAGCCTATGTCTCCACCGGCGAACCGCTCGACAAAGCCGGAGCGTACGGAGCCCAGGGGCAAGGCCGGATGTTGATCGAGCACATCGAAGGTTCCGTGACCAATGTGATCGGCTTGCCGGTTGAGGAAGTCGCGCGCTTGTTGCGGCGCCACGGGCTGCTCCGGGCTGCCGTCTGGCCTGCAGTGGGGGAATGA